A stretch of the Desulfobacter sp. genome encodes the following:
- a CDS encoding DUF3842 family protein, which translates to MKKICIIDGQGGGIGSAVIKRLKERFEETIEVIALGTNAIATAQMLKARANKGASGSNAIVQTVKRADVIVGPVGIIMPHAMMGEVTLEMAEAVCQSPARKVLLPLTQENLTIVGVTGAPLPQLVDELLDTHLAFIGY; encoded by the coding sequence ATGAAAAAAATTTGTATTATAGACGGCCAGGGTGGCGGCATTGGCTCGGCTGTTATCAAGCGGCTCAAGGAACGGTTTGAAGAGACCATCGAGGTCATCGCTCTGGGCACCAATGCCATTGCCACGGCCCAGATGCTCAAAGCCCGCGCCAACAAGGGGGCTTCGGGCAGCAATGCCATCGTCCAGACCGTGAAAAGGGCAGATGTGATTGTCGGGCCTGTGGGGATCATCATGCCCCATGCCATGATGGGGGAGGTTACTCTGGAGATGGCCGAGGCCGTGTGCCAGTCCCCTGCCAGAAAAGTGCTATTGCCTTTGACCCAGGAAAATCTTACCATTGTCGGTGTGACAGGCGCTCCTCTGCCCCAGCTGGTGGACGAGCTTCTTGATACCCACCTGGCATTTATAGGTTATTAA
- a CDS encoding class III cytochrome C family protein, which translates to MKRFFIAVFCFAILLLTHDAIAQDPQTLVLPTGNMILAAPEGGDRAPKLSPVSFPHSLHFSYSCKDCHHSWDGVEPVQSCATAGCHENLWASKPGELPLDARRVKSLTGAYHQVCRTCHRMEAAEQKEAGIKHVATGPIACDGCHSEIISEMEDSGEELSIPLGSMTIEPPEEVDAKRGPVEFPHGLHFEFACQSCHHDWDGESDVENCTASGCHDETSPSGTRSIKAPDNVLYYLAAYHNACLDCHRDMEKVRQDQIKKEEKQGSVNAAALPKAGPVGCKGCHS; encoded by the coding sequence ATGAAACGATTCTTCATTGCAGTATTTTGCTTTGCTATCCTTTTATTGACTCATGATGCAATTGCCCAGGATCCTCAGACCCTGGTGCTGCCGACCGGTAACATGATTCTGGCGGCACCCGAGGGGGGAGATCGGGCGCCTAAGCTTTCTCCTGTAAGTTTTCCCCATTCCCTTCATTTTTCCTATTCCTGCAAGGATTGTCACCATAGCTGGGACGGGGTTGAGCCCGTGCAAAGCTGCGCCACTGCCGGCTGTCATGAAAACTTATGGGCATCAAAGCCCGGGGAACTTCCCCTGGATGCACGGCGGGTCAAATCCCTGACCGGTGCCTATCACCAGGTCTGCAGAACCTGTCACCGCATGGAGGCTGCCGAGCAAAAGGAGGCGGGGATTAAACATGTGGCCACCGGCCCCATTGCCTGTGACGGCTGTCATTCAGAAATTATTTCGGAAATGGAAGACTCCGGGGAAGAACTTTCCATTCCCCTGGGCAGCATGACCATTGAGCCTCCCGAAGAGGTGGATGCCAAACGGGGGCCAGTTGAATTTCCCCATGGGCTGCATTTTGAATTTGCCTGCCAGTCCTGCCACCATGACTGGGATGGGGAAAGTGATGTGGAAAATTGTACCGCCTCGGGCTGCCACGACGAAACAAGTCCTTCAGGCACCCGGAGTATCAAGGCCCCGGATAATGTGCTCTACTATCTGGCGGCTTACCATAATGCCTGCCTGGACTGCCATAGAGATATGGAAAAAGTCCGCCAGGACCAGATAAAAAAAGAGGAAAAACAAGGTTCTGTTAATGCGGCTGCACTGCCCAAGGCAGGGCCGGTAGGGTGCAAGGGCTGTCATTCCTGA
- a CDS encoding mandelate racemase/muconate lactonizing enzyme family protein, translating to MSIISQVEIFHVRIPLDKPFYPSWIPGYPATDNRFDLIRITTDDGIQGYAAGPAIASERAGIGNLIAPYLIGHDATDIDLMLQRLREVGYLGVRANWIEPAFWDIKGKKANKPVYQLLGGKNEPVALYASTGEIKDRDSRIFEARQRLQEGFKTIKIRVHDFDVNTDIDHVRAVKDAVGEEMSIGVDANQAWRVTIVNDAPLWDLDRAKYFSDACAEMGVAWLEEPLPMDDYDNLAKLTQYSKIPITGGEIHTNGKAELKYMIEKKCYDIFQPDAVMTGGISHTLEVAQHCKKHHLKFTPHTWTNGIGFAVNLHVLLASGFNGIKPLEYPLNPPSWTVEKRDGILRKPFFHDRGMLYPTHDPGLGFEIDEDKLKRYGTKTFSMNKRQLVFYTIKDKGLLTAFRLNSNKKKFGVDAQKKSVQNT from the coding sequence ATGAGCATCATATCCCAGGTAGAGATCTTCCATGTCAGAATTCCTCTGGACAAGCCCTTTTACCCCAGCTGGATTCCGGGCTACCCTGCCACGGACAATCGGTTTGACCTGATCCGGATCACCACGGACGACGGGATCCAGGGATATGCCGCAGGACCTGCCATTGCATCTGAACGCGCCGGCATTGGCAATCTCATCGCCCCATACCTGATCGGACATGATGCCACCGATATTGATCTCATGCTCCAGCGGCTGAGGGAGGTGGGATACCTCGGGGTCAGGGCCAACTGGATAGAGCCTGCCTTCTGGGATATCAAAGGAAAAAAGGCGAACAAACCCGTATACCAGCTTTTGGGCGGAAAAAATGAACCTGTGGCGCTATACGCCTCCACAGGGGAAATCAAGGACAGGGATTCAAGAATTTTTGAAGCCAGGCAAAGGCTTCAAGAGGGGTTTAAAACCATTAAAATCAGGGTCCATGATTTTGATGTAAACACAGACATTGACCATGTAAGGGCGGTAAAGGACGCGGTAGGAGAAGAGATGTCCATCGGGGTGGATGCCAACCAGGCATGGCGGGTGACCATTGTCAATGACGCCCCACTCTGGGACCTTGACCGGGCCAAATATTTTAGTGACGCCTGTGCGGAAATGGGGGTGGCCTGGTTAGAAGAGCCTCTTCCCATGGATGACTACGACAATCTTGCCAAACTGACCCAATACAGCAAGATTCCCATTACCGGAGGAGAGATCCACACCAACGGCAAGGCAGAACTCAAATACATGATTGAAAAAAAATGTTATGATATTTTCCAGCCCGATGCCGTCATGACAGGGGGGATCTCCCATACCCTTGAGGTGGCGCAGCATTGTAAAAAACACCACCTTAAGTTCACCCCCCACACCTGGACCAACGGCATCGGGTTTGCCGTGAATCTCCACGTGCTTCTAGCCTCTGGATTTAACGGAATCAAACCCCTGGAATATCCTTTGAATCCTCCCTCCTGGACCGTTGAAAAACGGGACGGAATCTTACGCAAACCCTTTTTCCATGACCGGGGCATGCTCTATCCCACCCATGATCCGGGCCTGGGGTTTGAAATTGATGAGGACAAGCTCAAACGCTACGGGACAAAAACATTTTCCATGAACAAGCGGCAGCTTGTCTTTTACACCATCAAGGACAAGGGGCTGCTCACCGCCTTTCGCCTCAATTCAAACAAAAAAAAATTCGGAGTGGATGCCCAGAAAAAATCAGTCCAGAATACCTAG
- the queD gene encoding 6-carboxytetrahydropterin synthase QueD → MFELKVKTHFAGAHQLAMVGEKCENLHGHNWHVEVCVKGDKLNSAGVLADFGDIKKAVRAVVDGELDHRFLNELPAFEGGQPTSECIAVYIAQKVQAFLDQEVSENVLVSRVMAWESDNACAIYYPE, encoded by the coding sequence ATGTTCGAATTAAAGGTCAAGACGCATTTTGCAGGCGCCCATCAGCTGGCCATGGTCGGTGAAAAATGTGAAAACCTCCACGGTCACAACTGGCATGTGGAAGTTTGCGTAAAAGGGGATAAGCTGAATTCAGCCGGGGTTCTGGCGGATTTTGGAGATATTAAAAAGGCGGTCAGGGCGGTTGTGGACGGCGAGCTGGACCATCGATTCCTCAATGAACTGCCGGCCTTTGAAGGGGGGCAGCCCACCTCGGAGTGCATTGCCGTGTATATTGCCCAGAAAGTCCAGGCCTTTTTGGATCAAGAGGTTTCAGAAAACGTCCTCGTATCCAGGGTCATGGCCTGGGAATCTGACAATGCCTGTGCCATCTATTATCCGGAATAA
- the dnaJ gene encoding molecular chaperone DnaJ, translating to MSEKRDYYEILGVGRESGKAELKKAYRKLAIKYHPDKNPDNKEAEDKFKEASEAYEVLTDDNKRQIYDQFGHQGLEGAGHSGPSGFEDIFSSFGDIFEDFFGFGGGRDSRGSRVRRGSDLRYNMTIDFMEAAFGTEKTISIPKMETCDTCDGSGAAPGSSAQTCSHCHGTGQFIQSQGFFKVKTTCPYCKGRGTIIPNPCPKCRGVGRVEITRKVQVKIPAGVDVGSKLRLTGEGEASSTPAGPPGDLYVVINVKPHKFFQRDKTDIVCAIDISFIQAALGDEITIPTLVGEEKFSIPKGTQYGDSFRLRGEGIASLRTGRRGDQIIKVIIKTPTKLNQKQKDLLKEFDRLDSNKISNKLKNLFKNL from the coding sequence ATGAGTGAAAAACGTGATTATTATGAGATACTTGGGGTGGGTCGGGAATCAGGAAAGGCTGAGCTGAAAAAGGCTTATAGAAAACTGGCCATCAAGTATCACCCTGATAAAAATCCGGATAACAAAGAAGCTGAAGACAAGTTCAAAGAGGCTTCCGAGGCTTATGAAGTCCTTACAGATGATAATAAGCGTCAGATCTATGACCAGTTTGGTCACCAGGGGCTGGAAGGGGCCGGTCATTCCGGGCCCAGCGGGTTTGAGGATATTTTTTCAAGTTTTGGAGATATATTTGAAGACTTTTTCGGATTTGGCGGTGGGCGCGACAGCCGAGGCAGCCGGGTTCGGCGGGGGTCGGATCTTCGGTACAACATGACCATTGATTTTATGGAAGCGGCTTTTGGCACGGAAAAAACCATTTCAATTCCAAAAATGGAGACCTGTGACACATGCGACGGTTCAGGGGCCGCGCCCGGGAGTTCTGCCCAAACCTGTTCCCACTGCCATGGCACAGGCCAGTTTATCCAGAGCCAGGGGTTTTTCAAGGTTAAGACCACCTGTCCCTATTGCAAGGGTCGGGGGACCATCATTCCCAATCCCTGTCCCAAGTGCCGTGGGGTGGGCCGGGTGGAAATTACCCGCAAGGTCCAGGTTAAGATTCCGGCAGGGGTGGATGTGGGATCCAAGCTCAGGCTCACGGGTGAAGGTGAAGCATCTTCTACGCCCGCAGGTCCTCCGGGCGATCTCTACGTGGTCATCAATGTCAAGCCCCATAAGTTTTTTCAACGGGATAAAACCGATATTGTTTGTGCCATTGACATTTCTTTTATTCAGGCTGCCCTAGGAGATGAAATCACTATTCCCACCCTTGTGGGAGAGGAAAAATTTTCCATCCCCAAAGGGACTCAATACGGAGATTCATTCAGGCTGAGAGGAGAAGGTATTGCCTCGTTGAGAACCGGCAGGCGGGGGGATCAGATCATCAAGGTGATTATCAAGACACCGACCAAACTCAATCAGAAGCAAAAGGATTTGCTCAAAGAATTTGACAGGCTGGATTCCAATAAAATTTCAAACAAGCTCAAGAATCTGTTCAAGAACCTATAA
- a CDS encoding sulfide/dihydroorotate dehydrogenase-like FAD/NAD-binding protein, translated as MAKLIRREEMAQGTIILNEIEAPRISRKAKPGQFVILQADETGERIPLTMADTDPEKGTITIIYMVIGKSTARFKDLKVGKDYFALIGPLGAPTHIENLGKVVCVGGGTGIAVLHPITRALKEAGNEVTTILGSRSYDLLIMEEKMRAASTHFHICTDDGSEGHHGFVTDVLKDVLEKDDIDMVVAIGPIPMMKFCSLITKEKNVKTLVSLNPIMVDGTGMCGCCRVTVGGETKFACVDGPEFDAHKVDFDELAKRLASYLDDEKASMDAYNKSKA; from the coding sequence ATGGCAAAACTTATACGTCGTGAGGAAATGGCCCAAGGGACTATTATACTCAACGAAATAGAAGCACCCCGCATATCCAGAAAAGCCAAACCCGGTCAGTTTGTGATTCTCCAGGCTGACGAGACAGGGGAGAGGATTCCCCTGACCATGGCAGACACAGATCCTGAAAAAGGCACCATCACCATTATCTATATGGTCATTGGAAAATCAACCGCCCGGTTTAAAGACCTTAAAGTGGGAAAAGATTATTTTGCCCTGATCGGCCCGCTTGGGGCACCCACCCATATTGAAAACCTGGGAAAAGTGGTCTGCGTAGGCGGAGGGACGGGCATCGCCGTTCTCCATCCCATTACCCGGGCCCTGAAAGAAGCCGGAAATGAGGTCACGACCATTTTGGGTTCCAGAAGCTACGACCTGCTGATCATGGAAGAAAAAATGAGAGCCGCCTCCACCCATTTCCACATCTGTACCGATGACGGTTCAGAAGGCCACCACGGATTTGTCACGGATGTATTAAAAGATGTTCTTGAAAAGGATGACATTGACATGGTTGTGGCCATCGGCCCCATTCCCATGATGAAATTCTGCAGCCTTATCACCAAGGAAAAAAATGTAAAAACATTGGTCAGCCTCAACCCCATTATGGTGGACGGCACGGGCATGTGCGGCTGCTGCAGGGTCACGGTTGGCGGAGAAACCAAATTTGCCTGCGTGGACGGCCCTGAATTCGACGCCCACAAGGTTGATTTTGATGAGCTGGCCAAACGGCTGGCATCCTACCTTGATGATGAAAAAGCATCCATGGATGCATACAACAAATCCAAAGCATAA
- a CDS encoding FKBP-type peptidyl-prolyl cis-trans isomerase gives MACILIISQVAAGPVDKKVEVLEKSKLTRQISYALGYDVFTHVSGQIDLDMDAFIKGVQDAHKKTPALTEAEMKQMLMTYQGLARKAAAEASEKIRQKHLAAGAVFMEGNKLKQGVITLSSGLQYKVITQGTGPVPALTDSVECHYRGTFLDGTQFDSSYSRGRPASFQVTKVIPGWTRALTRMPVGSKWELYVPADLAYGDKGAGQTIQPGQTLVFQIELLGILD, from the coding sequence ATGGCCTGTATCCTGATCATATCCCAAGTTGCGGCCGGACCTGTTGATAAAAAAGTTGAGGTTTTGGAAAAATCCAAGCTCACCCGCCAGATTTCCTATGCCCTGGGGTATGATGTGTTTACCCATGTCAGCGGTCAGATTGACCTGGATATGGATGCCTTTATCAAGGGGGTTCAAGATGCCCACAAGAAAACCCCTGCCCTGACCGAGGCAGAAATGAAGCAGATGCTCATGACGTATCAAGGTCTTGCCCGTAAAGCCGCAGCAGAGGCGAGTGAAAAAATCAGGCAAAAACATTTGGCTGCCGGCGCTGTGTTCATGGAAGGAAACAAGCTTAAGCAAGGGGTGATCACGCTTTCTTCCGGGCTTCAGTATAAGGTGATCACCCAGGGCACGGGCCCTGTGCCGGCCCTTACGGATTCAGTTGAATGTCATTACAGGGGAACCTTTTTGGACGGGACCCAGTTTGATTCCTCCTATTCCAGGGGGCGGCCTGCAAGCTTTCAGGTGACCAAGGTCATCCCGGGATGGACCCGGGCCTTGACCCGGATGCCTGTGGGCTCTAAATGGGAGTTGTATGTGCCTGCTGATCTTGCCTATGGAGATAAAGGGGCCGGCCAGACCATCCAGCCCGGCCAGACCCTGGTTTTTCAAATCGAACTTCTAGGTATTCTGGACTGA
- the ubiE gene encoding bifunctional demethylmenaquinone methyltransferase/2-methoxy-6-polyprenyl-1,4-benzoquinol methylase UbiE, translating to MNEELDFVKEMFDKIAPKYDFLNRLLSMRQDVFWRKEMVRAARLKKNAKVVDVACGTCDVGLEISSALDKEVQVTGLDFSLGMLNLSKAKLVKKKNTTIDLVNGDALNLPLKNNDFDALFIAFGIRNIMNREKAIQEFHRTLKRGGRLVVLELSTPEQGILRQIYLGYFKQVLPLIGSFFSKHSNAYSYLPASVLKFPSPVSFAGQMKTAGFTDVKFKQMSLGIVTLFVGTKPL from the coding sequence ATGAATGAAGAACTGGATTTTGTCAAAGAGATGTTTGACAAGATTGCCCCGAAATATGATTTTTTAAACCGCCTGCTCAGTATGCGGCAGGATGTTTTCTGGCGCAAAGAAATGGTCAGGGCCGCAAGGCTCAAAAAAAATGCAAAGGTCGTGGATGTGGCCTGTGGCACCTGTGATGTAGGACTTGAAATTTCTTCGGCCCTCGACAAAGAGGTACAGGTGACCGGCCTGGACTTTTCTTTGGGCATGCTCAATCTGAGCAAAGCCAAACTGGTCAAAAAAAAAAACACAACCATTGACCTGGTCAATGGGGATGCCTTGAACCTTCCGTTGAAGAACAATGATTTTGATGCCCTGTTTATTGCCTTTGGCATCAGGAACATCATGAACCGGGAAAAGGCCATCCAGGAATTTCACAGAACCCTTAAACGGGGGGGCCGGCTGGTGGTGCTCGAGCTGTCAACCCCTGAACAAGGCATTTTAAGGCAGATTTATCTGGGATATTTCAAGCAGGTATTGCCCCTGATCGGATCCTTTTTCTCCAAACACAGCAATGCCTATTCCTATCTGCCGGCATCTGTATTAAAATTTCCCAGCCCTGTTTCCTTTGCCGGCCAGATGAAAACGGCAGGATTCACGGATGTAAAATTCAAGCAGATGAGCCTGGGGATTGTCACCCTCTTTGTCGGGACCAAACCCCTTTAA
- the gltA gene encoding NADPH-dependent glutamate synthase produces MAGKKEKVDRAVMPEQDPNIRRRNFQEVPIGLSEEMAIREAKRCLQCKKPACMDGCPVSVLIPDFIKCIAEGDFSGAANKLWERNALPAVCGRVCPQEEQCEGRCILGKKGQPVAIGYLERFAADWERKNGAGGIPEVAEKTGKKVAVIGSGPSGLTVAGDLLLKGHDVTIFEAFHKPGGVLVYGIPEFRLPKEIVASEVATLEKMGADIQCNSVVGASVTIDELFEEGYDAAYIGVGAGLPRFMNLPGENFIGIYSANEYLTRTNLMKGYLFPEYDTPIARGKNVVVLGAGNVAMDSARTAMRLGADSVKVVYRRSRDEMPAREEELHHAEQEKIEFVLLTNPTQFFGDENGRLTGMECLKMELGEPDASGRRRPIPVEGSEYKIDCDLVVVSVGSNANPLLTNTTPNLDLNRWGNIVADSVTGKTSKKAVWAGGDIVTGAATVILAMGAGRAATNSMHDYLTIGW; encoded by the coding sequence ATGGCTGGTAAAAAAGAAAAAGTCGATCGCGCGGTCATGCCCGAACAGGACCCGAATATCAGACGCAGAAATTTTCAGGAAGTCCCCATTGGATTGAGTGAAGAAATGGCAATACGTGAGGCAAAAAGATGCCTTCAATGTAAAAAACCGGCCTGTATGGACGGCTGCCCGGTGTCAGTTCTCATCCCCGACTTTATCAAATGCATTGCCGAGGGTGATTTTTCAGGCGCTGCCAATAAACTCTGGGAAAGGAATGCACTTCCTGCCGTCTGCGGACGTGTCTGCCCCCAGGAAGAACAATGTGAAGGCAGATGTATTCTGGGTAAAAAAGGACAGCCCGTTGCCATTGGCTACCTTGAAAGATTTGCCGCAGACTGGGAACGTAAAAACGGGGCAGGCGGAATTCCTGAGGTGGCCGAAAAAACCGGCAAAAAAGTGGCGGTTATCGGTTCCGGTCCATCAGGACTTACCGTTGCAGGCGATCTATTGCTCAAAGGGCACGATGTGACCATTTTCGAAGCCTTTCACAAACCCGGCGGGGTATTGGTATACGGTATCCCTGAATTCCGTCTGCCCAAGGAAATAGTGGCCTCTGAAGTGGCCACCCTGGAAAAAATGGGTGCAGACATCCAATGCAACTCCGTGGTCGGGGCCTCAGTGACCATTGATGAACTTTTTGAAGAGGGATATGACGCGGCCTATATTGGTGTGGGCGCAGGACTTCCCCGGTTCATGAACCTGCCCGGTGAAAATTTCATCGGCATCTATTCAGCCAATGAATATCTGACCCGGACCAACCTCATGAAAGGCTATCTCTTTCCCGAATACGACACCCCCATTGCCAGGGGCAAAAATGTTGTGGTCTTGGGCGCTGGCAACGTGGCCATGGACTCTGCCAGAACCGCCATGAGACTGGGCGCGGATTCGGTCAAGGTGGTATACAGAAGATCCAGGGATGAAATGCCGGCCAGGGAAGAAGAGCTTCACCATGCTGAACAGGAAAAAATTGAATTTGTCCTGCTCACCAATCCCACCCAGTTTTTCGGAGATGAAAACGGACGGCTCACCGGCATGGAATGCCTGAAAATGGAATTGGGCGAACCCGATGCTTCAGGCCGCCGCCGCCCCATTCCCGTTGAGGGCAGCGAATATAAAATTGACTGTGATCTTGTGGTGGTCTCTGTGGGCTCAAATGCCAATCCCCTTCTGACCAACACCACTCCCAATCTGGATCTGAACCGCTGGGGCAATATTGTTGCCGATTCTGTTACCGGCAAAACATCTAAAAAAGCCGTATGGGCCGGAGGCGACATTGTGACCGGTGCTGCCACGGTTATCCTTGCCATGGGCGCAGGCAGGGCTGCTACCAACTCCATGCACGACTATCTGACCATCGGCTGGTAA
- the tmk gene encoding dTMP kinase gives MFLVLEGIDGSGKTTQIDKLVRGLKKRGRDVISTFEPTNGPIGSLIRQMLAGKIPVDQRTIASLFAADRTDHLVNPDTGIAQMVDEGKTIVCDRYYFSSYAYHAQYIDMDWVIQANRLNADILRPHATIFIDVDPDVCLERIQSSRENLEIYEKLDIMKQVRANYFKAFDRLKGQETVIVIDGNQTPEKVEQAIWEQVCQWV, from the coding sequence ATGTTTTTGGTTCTTGAAGGGATAGACGGATCCGGAAAAACCACCCAGATTGACAAACTTGTCCGGGGATTAAAAAAAAGAGGGCGTGATGTCATTTCAACCTTTGAGCCCACAAACGGCCCCATTGGTTCTCTGATCCGGCAGATGCTTGCAGGAAAAATTCCCGTGGACCAGCGGACCATTGCCTCTCTTTTTGCAGCAGACAGAACCGATCATCTGGTCAATCCTGACACAGGCATTGCACAAATGGTGGATGAGGGCAAGACCATTGTCTGTGACCGGTATTATTTTTCTTCCTATGCCTACCATGCCCAGTATATTGACATGGACTGGGTGATCCAGGCAAACCGTCTGAATGCGGATATTTTACGGCCCCATGCCACCATTTTTATTGATGTGGATCCTGACGTTTGTCTTGAGCGCATTCAGTCGAGTAGGGAAAATCTTGAAATTTATGAAAAACTGGATATTATGAAGCAGGTCCGGGCCAATTATTTTAAGGCCTTTGACCGGTTAAAGGGTCAGGAAACCGTTATTGTCATTGACGGAAATCAAACCCCCGAAAAGGTGGAGCAAGCCATTTGGGAACAGGTCTGCCAATGGGTATAA
- a CDS encoding CooT family nickel-binding protein encodes MCEANAYLVEKDGQESLLMEAVDKVEPDENGIRLLSIFGEQKFVKGRIHALSLVDHKVFIKPE; translated from the coding sequence ATGTGTGAGGCCAATGCATATCTCGTTGAAAAAGACGGACAGGAATCATTGTTGATGGAAGCAGTGGACAAGGTAGAACCGGACGAAAACGGCATTCGGCTCCTCTCTATTTTTGGGGAGCAAAAATTTGTCAAAGGCCGGATCCATGCCCTGTCCCTGGTGGACCATAAGGTATTTATCAAGCCTGAATAA
- a CDS encoding FAD-dependent oxidoreductase encodes MDYDVIIVGGGPAGLFAAFHLIENSNLRVLLIEKGKDSLKRKCPINKLQKCIQCDPCNILSGIGILSGIGGAGLYSDGKLNFIPRLGKTDLTQFMPLVQAQELINETEQIFTRFKMDGQIFPTNLDEAKLIRKEAKKFGIDLLLIKQKHLGSDNLPGYIADMATHIRAKGLDIRTKENVEDILEKDGHVQGVITDKGTHTAPNVILAPGRIGTNWVSAVAQKHGIPLSQRGIEVGVRVEVHNDIMDDLCNVIYDPTFFIQTQKYDDQTRTFCTNQGGFVTLENYKDFVCVNGHAYSGKKSSNTNFAFLSKVVLTEPVTDNQAYGESIGRLSTIIGGGKPILQRFGDLKRGRRSTWNRIRKGYIEPTMTNVVCGDIAMALPERILSNLIEGLEALNLVVPGVSNDETLLYAPEIKFFATQVETNNHLETGIKGMYVAGDGPGVAGNIVSAAATGLIPAKRIIETQ; translated from the coding sequence ATGGATTATGATGTCATTATCGTCGGCGGCGGCCCTGCAGGGCTTTTTGCGGCCTTCCACCTGATCGAGAACTCCAATCTTCGAGTCTTGCTCATTGAAAAGGGCAAGGATTCTTTAAAACGCAAATGTCCCATCAACAAACTGCAAAAATGCATCCAGTGCGATCCGTGCAATATATTGTCCGGTATTGGCATATTGTCCGGTATTGGCGGAGCAGGACTCTATTCAGACGGGAAACTCAACTTTATCCCAAGGCTGGGCAAAACAGATCTCACCCAGTTCATGCCGTTGGTCCAGGCCCAGGAACTCATCAATGAGACCGAGCAGATCTTTACCCGGTTTAAAATGGACGGACAGATTTTCCCCACCAACCTGGACGAGGCCAAACTCATACGCAAGGAGGCCAAAAAATTCGGAATTGACCTGCTGCTCATCAAGCAAAAGCACCTGGGCAGTGATAATCTTCCCGGATATATTGCGGACATGGCAACCCATATCAGGGCCAAAGGCCTTGATATCCGTACCAAAGAAAATGTAGAGGATATCCTTGAAAAAGACGGACATGTCCAGGGTGTGATCACGGACAAGGGCACCCATACCGCCCCCAACGTCATCCTGGCCCCCGGGCGCATCGGGACCAACTGGGTATCTGCCGTGGCCCAAAAACACGGCATCCCCTTGAGCCAGAGGGGAATTGAAGTCGGGGTAAGGGTAGAGGTTCACAACGACATCATGGATGATCTTTGCAATGTTATCTATGATCCCACCTTTTTTATCCAGACCCAGAAATACGACGACCAGACCCGGACCTTCTGCACCAATCAGGGCGGATTTGTGACCCTGGAAAATTACAAGGATTTTGTATGCGTCAACGGCCATGCCTATTCAGGCAAAAAATCCTCAAACACTAATTTTGCCTTTTTGTCAAAAGTGGTCCTCACCGAACCTGTGACCGATAACCAGGCATACGGAGAATCCATTGGACGTTTATCCACCATCATCGGCGGCGGCAAACCCATACTCCAGCGGTTCGGAGATTTAAAACGGGGCAGGCGCTCCACCTGGAACCGGATCCGCAAAGGATATATTGAGCCCACCATGACCAATGTGGTCTGCGGGGATATTGCCATGGCCCTGCCCGAACGAATCCTTTCCAACCTCATCGAAGGGCTTGAAGCCCTCAACCTTGTGGTTCCCGGGGTATCCAATGACGAGACCCTGCTCTACGCCCCTGAAATCAAATTTTTTGCCACCCAGGTGGAAACCAACAACCACCTGGAAACAGGGATAAAAGGGATGTACGTGGCCGGAGACGGCCCCGGTGTTGCCGGAAATATTGTATCCGCGGCCGCCACAGGCCTGATCCCTGCCAAACGGATCATTGAGACCCAATAA